Proteins encoded within one genomic window of Clupea harengus chromosome 10, Ch_v2.0.2, whole genome shotgun sequence:
- the lingo3a gene encoding leucine-rich repeat and immunoglobulin-like domain-containing nogo receptor-interacting protein 3a has protein sequence MACCPSLGLLGLVLQLHVMAVLSQAPGCPLRCDCVPQQKSVLCSYKRLSTIPDAIPTDTRLLDLKGNKLRWVEHGDLSAYTRLEELDLSENSISVLEPNAFSDMQSLRVLRLRSNQLKLVPMGAFSRLANLTTLDLSDNKIVILLDFTFQDLRSLRNLEVGDNDLVYVSNKAFLGLVGLLELTIERCNLTSISGQSLSYLRSLVTLRLRYLSIAALEEQNFRKLGGLRGLEIDHWPLLEYISPHSFQGLNLSWLSITNTNITTVPTGALRNLAHLSSLNLSYNPISVLESWALRDLVRLKELHMVGTRLVQVQPYGLGGLRQIRLLNLSDNGLVTLEEGSFQSVNTLETLRVDGNPLSCDCRLLWILQRRKTLNFDGRSPVCAGPVEVQGKALNGFSDSALFDHFTCQRPKIRNRKLQQVSAHEGQVVSFACHAEGEPTPIIFWISPQRRRITTKSAGRVTVLPEGTLEIRYAQMTDSGTYICIASNAGGNDTYFATLTVSGLPLDATLVANRTYYVGDLNDTNLNDTRVFLKFTLDLKTILISTAMGCITFLGVVLFCFLLLFIWSRGRGQHKNNFSVEYSFRKVDGPSASGGQGAARKFNMKMI, from the coding sequence ATGGCGTGCTGTCCCAGCCTGGGTTTGCTTGGCCTGGTGCTCCAGCTGCATGTGATGGCAGTCCTGTCCCAGGCCCCGGGCTGCCCGCTGCGCTGCGACTGCGTGCCGCAGCAGAAGTCAGTGCTGTGCTCCTACAAGCGCCTGAGCACCATCCCGGACGCCATCCCCACCGACACCCGTCTGCTGGACCTCAAGGGCAACAAGCTGCGCTGGGTGGAGCATGGCGACCTGTCGGCCTACACGCGCTTGGAGGAGCTGGACCTCAGCGAGAACAGCATCAGTGTGCTGGAGCCCAACGCCTTCTCCGACATGCAGAGCCTGCGTGTGCTGCGGCTGCGCTCCAACCAGCTCAAGCTGGTGCCCATGGGCGCGTTCTCACGCCTGGCCAACCTCACCACACTGGACCTGAGCGACAACAAGATAGTAATCCTGCTGGACTTCACTTTTCAGGACCTGCGCAGCCTCCGCAACCTGGAGGTGGGCGACAACGATTTGGTGTACGTCTCCAACAAAGCCTTCCTGGGGTTAGTGGGGCTTCTGGAGCTCACCATCGAGAGGTGCAACCTGACCTCCATCTCGGGGCAGTCACTGTCTTACCTGCGGAGCCTGGTCACACTGCGGCTGCGCTACCTCAGCATAGCAGCTCTGGAGGAGCAGAACTTTAGGAAGCTGGGTGGATTGCGCGGGCTGGAGATTGACCACTGGCCTCTGCTGGAGTACATCTCCCCACACAGCTTCCAGGGCCTCAATCTGTCCTGGCTGtccatcaccaacaccaacatcaccacCGTGCCCACCGGGGCGCTCCGTAACCTGGCTCACCTCAGCAGCCTCAACCTATCCTACAACCCTATCTCGGTGCTGGAGTCGTGGGCCTTGCGGGACTTGGTCCGCCTCAAGGAGCTGCACATGGTGGGAACTCGGCTTGTGCAGGTGCAGCCCTACGGTCTGGGCGGCCTGCGGCAGATCCGACTGCTCAACCTGTCTGACAACGGGCTGGTGACGCTGGAGGAGGGCTCCTTCCAATCGGTCAACACACTGGAGACGCTGCGCGTGGACGGCAACCCGCTGTCCTGCGACTGCCGCCTGCTGTGGATCCTGCAGCGCCGCAAGACGCTCAACTTCGATGGCCGTTCgccagtgtgtgctgggccCGTTGAGGTGCAGGGCAAGGCGCTGAACGGCTTCTCCGACTCCGCACTCTTTGACCACTTCACCTGCCAGCGCCCAAAGATCCGCAACCGCAAGCTGCAGCAGGTGAGCGcccatgagggacaggtggtGTCATTTGCCTGCCACGCAGAGGGAGAGCCCACGCCTATCATCTTCTGGATCTCGCCACAGCGTCGGCGCATCACCACCAAGAGTGCCGGCCGTGTCACCGTGCTGCCCGAGGGCACGCTGGAGATCCGCTATGCCCAGATGACCGACAGTGGCACCTACATCTGCATCGCCAGCAACGCCGGTGGCAACGACACCTACTTCGCCACGCTGACGGTCAGCGGGCTGCCCCTGGACGCCACCCTGGTGGCGAACCGCACCTACTACGTGGGTGACCTGAATGACACCAACCTGAATGACACGCGCGTCTTCCTCAAGTTCACGCTAGACCTCAAGACCATCCTCATCTCCACGGCCATGGGCTGCATCACCTTCCTGGGCGTGGTGCTCTTCTGCTTCCTGCTGCTTTTCATCTGGAGCCGTGGCCGGGGGCAGCACAAGAACAACTTCTCGGTGGAGTACTCCTTCCGGAAGGTGGACGGCCCCTCAGCCAGTGGAGGCCAGGGAGCAGCCCGGAAGTTCAACATGAAAATGATCTGA
- the LOC105910724 gene encoding tripartite motif-containing protein 16-like produces the protein MAEGSFAVIQNQLSCQICLDLLKDPVTIPCGHSYCMSCIAGCWNTGGQDQAYSCPQCRHTFDSMPHLGRNTILAEMVEKLKLAEDPPAVPEEPSVDICYAGPDDVSCDFCIGKKQKATKSCLACLASFCDSHLQPHFEVPRLKKHKLVAATRQLEEQICAPHDKLLEVFCCTEQMLICMQCAMDGHKGHDIVAVAVERAEKQKEFGKTQEVYQQRIQEREKELQVLKEAMETLKHSAQVAVEESERMFSLLILSIERRRSEVKELIRAQESTEVGLAERLLEQLEKEIAELRKRDAELAKLSETEDHVSFLQSFQALHATAGPENIPFIPVHQSKPLEDMKKTISYLQEKIDNFCQEEIGKLSGIATYVQLIAEPRTSDEFLQNCSNFTMDLNTANNCLCLSEGCKEASNTIKVQCYPNHPDRFLHPAQVLCKEGITGRCYWEVEWSGESGVGLAVAYKSISRKGSGKESKFGSTHQSWSLRCSPSKYSFKHSHDKIEIPVPVSSSARIGVYVDYRAGTLAYFSVSDTMSLLHRVQTRFTEPLYPGFLIGINSKVKFYQKSIILHPIASLPNCE, from the exons ATGGCAGAGGGCAGTTTTGCGGTCATTCAGAACCAGCTTAGCTGTCAAATTTGTCTGGACCTTCTCAAGGACCCAGTGACTATTCCCTGTGGACACAGCTACTGTATGAGCTGCATTGCTGGCTGCTGGAACACAGGTGGTCAGGATCAGGCTTACAGCTGTCCACAGTGCCGGCATACCTTTGACTCGATGCCCCACCTTGGGCGCAACACCATACTGGCAGAAATGGTGGAGAAACTGAAGTTGGCAGAAGATCCTCCAGCTGTTCCAGAAGAACCTTCAGTTGACATCTGTTATGCTGGACCTGATGACGTGTCGTGTGACTTCTGCATCGGGAAGAAACAGAAGGCTACCAAGTCCTGTCTCGCATGCTTGGCCTCGTTCTGCGACTCTCACCTCCAGCCTCACTTCGAGGTGCCTCGTCTAAAGAAGCACAAGCTGGTGGCGGCCAccagacagctagaggagcaGATCTGCGCTCCTCACGACAAACTCCTGGAGGTGTTCTGTTGCACTGAGCAAATGTTAATCTGCATGCAGTGTGCAATGGATGGACACAAAGGCCATGACATAGTCGCAGTTGCAGTAGAAAGGGCAGAGAAACAG AAGGAGTTTGGGAAGACCCAGGAGGTATACCAGCAGAGGATtcaagaacgagagaaagagctgCAGGTGCTGAAAGAAGCCATGGAAACTCTCAAG CACTCTGCCCAGGTGGCGgtagaggagagcgagaggatgTTCTCCTTGCTCATCCTCTCCATAGAGAGAAGGCGGTCGGAGGTGAAGGAGTTGATCAGAGCCCAGGAGAGTACCGAGGTAGGCCTGGCTGAAAGACTCctggagcagctggagaaggagatcGCCGAGCTAAGGAAGAGGGATGCTGAGCTGGCCAAGCTGTCGGAAACAGAGGACCATGTCAGCTTCCTTCAG AGTTTCCAGGCTCTCCATGCAACTGCTGGACCAGAAAACATCCCATTCATCCCTGTTCACCAAAGCAAACCTTTGGAAGACATGAAGAAGACTATCTCTTATCTACAAGAAAAAATTGACAATTTTTGCCAAGAGGAAATAGGGAAATTGTCTGGAATTG CGACATATGTGCAACTCATCGCAGAACCACGAACCAGCGATGAATTCTTACAAA ACTGCAGCAATTTTACAATGGATCTGAACACAGCCAACAACTGCCTCTGTTTATCCGAGGGATGCAAGGAGGCTTCGAACACCATAAAGGTCCAGTGCTACCCGAACCATCCAGATAGGTTCCTGCATCCTGCGCAGGTGCTGTGCAAGGAGGGCATAACCGggcgctgctactgggaggtggagtggagtggggagaGCGGGGTGGGTCTGGCGGTCGCCTACAAAAGCATTAGCAGGAAAGGGAGCGGGAAGGAGTCCAAGTTTGGCTCTACCCATCAGTCCTGGAGCTTGCGTTGTTCTCCCTCCAAGTATTCGTTCAAGCACAGTCATGACAAAATTGAAATCCCCGTCCCAGTTTCCAGTTCCGctagaataggagtgtatgtagATTACAGGGCAGGCACCCTGGCCTACTTCAGTGTCTCGGACACAATGAGCCTCCTCCACCGAGTGCAGACGCGattcactgagcccctctatccCGGTTTTTTGATTGGTATCAATTCAAAGGTGAAGTTTTACCAAAAATCAATAATCCTCCACCCCATAGCCAGTCTGCCTAATTGTGAGTAA